The nucleotide window TCGGCGCGGGCCGCGAGCTTCTGCGCGGTGGCGAGGTCGCCGGGGTCCGTGAAGTCGAGGACGATGTCGTACTTGTTGCGGTTGATCGACAGGTAGTAGGTGGCGTCGTCGTCGCGCACCGGTGGCGCCCAATGTCGGGTGTCATCGCCCTTGGGGCCTTCGACCTTGATGACCGTGGCGCCGAGGTCGGCGAGCATCATCGTCGAGTACGGCCCGGCGAGGACGCGCGAGAAGTCGACGACGATCTGGCCGGACAGCGGTCCTGAGCCCGCGCGGGGGAGGAACTCGGCGAGGCGGTCGTGGGCAGGGGACCGGTGGTCGTCCTCAGGGGTGGTCGACTGCTTCATCGGCGAATGTCTTCCTCACTGTCGTGGCGTGGTGGCGTCGTCGGGTGCGGGCGGATTTTGTCGTGCTCGGGCCCGCTCGAGCACGTGCGGCGGGCGCGTGGTCCGTCCCACTATATAACAAAAGAAGCAATAATGTACATGCATTATTATCAGAAGAGATATTGGCCGAGTAGGCAGCCCGCTGGGCGGCCGAGCGGCCAGCCGTGAACCGGTCGGTAATCAGTCGGGAGACGAAAGCAGGGCAGTCGATGGAGATTCAGCAGGTCAAGGCGTTCCTCGCCGTCGCCGAGGAGCTGCACTTCGGTCGCGCGGCCGAGCGGCTCGGAATGCTGCAGCCGCCGCTCAGCCGCACGATCCGCACACTCGAGGACCACCTCGGCGTCGATCTCTTCCGCCGCACGACCCGCAATGTGGCGCTGACCGCGGCAGGGGAGGCCCTGCTGGAGCCGGCCCGCAAGATGGTCGAGTACCGAACCTTGGCCGCCGAGGCGGTGCGCCGGGCAGCCGACGGAGAAACTGGACACGTCCAACTCGGCTTTGCCCGCTCCTCGTCGCGCGGATTGGCGGCTGCACTCGTCGCGGCGTCGACCACACAGGCACCGGGGATCAGCTTCGGGCTCGAATCGGACGTCTATGCCGAGGAGGGGATCACCCGGCTCCTCGACGGCTCACTCGACCTCGCGCTCCTGCGGTGGTGGCAGCAGCCGCCGGGGATCACGGGGCGGCCGGTGATGGTCGAGCGGCTCTCGGCCGCTCTGCCCGTCGGGCACCGATTGGCGGGACGTGCCTCAGTGCGGGTGGATGAGCTCGCCGACGAGGACTTCATCGCCCTGCCCGAACACCCTTCGTCGACGCTGCGAGAGACAACGCTGCGCCTGTGCCACGAGGCGGGATTCGCACCCAGGCTGGTCCAGAACGCGCCGGATTCGCAGACGATCGGAGCCCTGATTGCGGCCGGTGTCGGCATCTCGATCACCTTCGACTCGGTGTCCGCTGCCACGCGGGAGACCGGCACCGTGGCCGTGCCATTGGACATTCCCGACGAGCCGACGAAGCTCTACCTCGCCCATCGCACCGACCATGGGAAGGCCTCGCTGGAGGCAGTGCTCA belongs to Brevibacterium spongiae and includes:
- a CDS encoding LysR substrate-binding domain-containing protein; translation: MEIQQVKAFLAVAEELHFGRAAERLGMLQPPLSRTIRTLEDHLGVDLFRRTTRNVALTAAGEALLEPARKMVEYRTLAAEAVRRAADGETGHVQLGFARSSSRGLAAALVAASTTQAPGISFGLESDVYAEEGITRLLDGSLDLALLRWWQQPPGITGRPVMVERLSAALPVGHRLAGRASVRVDELADEDFIALPEHPSSTLRETTLRLCHEAGFAPRLVQNAPDSQTIGALIAAGVGISITFDSVSAATRETGTVAVPLDIPDEPTKLYLAHRTDHGKASLEAVLTLAEAVLPTVE